The DNA region GATGATAGTTCAAGATATATCCTGGCTGGAGGAGAGTTTGGTGCCGCTACAGCCGAGATCAGTATCAACCTTGTGCAGGAAGTTCGAAGAAGAGACTTTCACGAACAAAAGTGTTATTAAGACATTGAAGAAAAACTTTATATTAGTTTCAATAGATGTCATAGAAAAAGTTATGCCGCATACGGAAATATTTGTAGATACATATGAAGATAGAAAAAATTGATTATTTAATAATTATTTGTTTACTTTTAATCTCATTTTTAATTCGAGCCTCAGGTGGGACAAAAGTTCCCATGTATGGAGATGAGTGGATATATTGGACTAATGTAAATAGGATATTAGCAAGTAATTTTGTCCCTCGAGCGGATGTATTTAGTTCTGCTCCACCATTCCTTTCTTATATCGGGGCGTTAGTTACTTTGTTTTTTGGAGGAGATTTGAATGTTGTCAGGGGGATTTCTACGGTTTTTGGAAGTTTAACCGTACCCGCATTATACCTTTTTGGAAATGCAATGTATGATAGAAAGACTGGATTGTTATCAGCCTTATTTCTATGCTTTTCAGCGTATCATATTCTCTATAGTCGCATATTAATGCAAGAAGCACTCTCTCTTTTTTTTATTACTGCATTCTTATATTTTTTTTGGATGAGCCAAAATTCTAGTGGTAGAAAAAGCACAACTTATGCCATTGTTGCAGGAGCAATGCTAGGTTTAGCTATCGATGCTAAATGGATGTCTCTTTTTTTGGTTCCTGCAGCTCTTACATATGTTTTGTGGACGGGTAAGTTTAAATTAAGAGCATTATCGGACAAAAGGTTAGTCCTAATATTTATCTTTGCGTTACTGCTCTTTTTACCGTTACTTATAAGTTTATTTTACACTGGTGTGGACTTTAGTGGGATGACCTACAGTATTTATGAAAAATTTTCAAAGAAATCACCTATAAGCCAACGGGTTTCAAGTAATTCTATATATGAATTATTTGAAAAAGCGATGGATAATATATCTGGCATACTGATGTATGGTTCTGATTTCTTAATTTCACCATGGATAACTAAAGTCTCATTTGTACTTTTCATAATAATTTTTCTTTCTTTCTTTCGTAATTTCTTAAATTTAGAAAAAAAAGGTAGTTTTCTTATAATTAATTTTTTCTATCTAGCCGTAATTGTGCTTTCATCTTCGGCAAATAAACATTATCTATTATATATGTTTCCTTTTTATTTTGTTATGCTTTCTCATGTCTTTTTAAACTCTTTTAAAGATATGAATATTTTGAAAATTGTTATAATTTTACTTACTTCAATAATGTTATTTTCTTCCGTTATTACCAGTGTCACCTCATATAACTGGGATAAAGGGGACTACCAGCCATGGGCAAACGATTTTGCAGATTACATAAAACGAGATATATTTAAGAGTGGTTATGAAGGAAGCGTTCAAATCGCGACGCTAACGTATTTAAAAGAACCTGTAGATCGGGCCTTATACCTTAGCAGTATTAATGCAACTACGATTGAAGCCTTTAAAGCTGCCGATAAATATTCAAGTGAAGCTATGGAAGTAGACTATGAGAAAATCTCTAGTCTAAAGCCAGTTTATTTAGTAGTACCTGAGCCTCAGTATGAATATTATGTCAAAGGAAATTTTAAACTTTTAAAAGATTATGGTGTGGTTTCAAACATCCAGACCTATCCCTTTGGATGTTTCGTTTTAAAAAGGAAAAATATACAACCACAGGGATCGTCAACCGATGGTATAGGGGCGAATATTTCACAAGATATATTAAAATTAAGTGTGCCATCTGTAATGAAGATTGGTAAAACATATACAGCGTCGATTCAGGTGAAGAACACCGGGGACTTCCGCACAAATTTCACTGTTAATTTGTATTCTGATGTATATACAATATTTTTAAATGAATGGCAACGTAAGGTAACTCTTGATAAAGGTTCAATAATTACGCTTAAAATTAAAATAGTCCCTTTTAAAGGGTACGCAGGAAAGCTCACGATAACTGCTGACCTTTACGCTAATGATGAAGAAAATGGAACCTATAAAAAGGTAGACTCATCAACAGATTATATCTATCTTATTGAGAGGCCAATCTTCGACATCATGAACTGAGCGATAGAATTGATGGAATTGAGAAAAGATGCTCTGTCAGTATATGATACGAGTGCACAACTCGGTCTCCCTTTACAAACAATGCAATTTGAGAAATCATTTGCAGATAAGGCGAGGTTTCCGATTCTATGCACATATTACATCCGGTGCATTTTTGATTATCCATCTTTAACGCAGACTTCTCCGTAAGTCTGACCTTTGCTGATGGACTAAATACATTAGCATACAAAAGATTTGGCATTGGTTTCAAACCTGAGTTAGATAAGACCTTCGTATCGCTGACATGCGAGATAAAATGAGACAATAATCCTTTGAATCATTGTGAATTTCATTATGGGAACGATATTGTTCCGGGGGACATGGTTGGGTATTCCCA from Candidatus Methanoperedens sp. includes:
- a CDS encoding glycosyltransferase family 39 protein, which produces MKIEKIDYLIIICLLLISFLIRASGGTKVPMYGDEWIYWTNVNRILASNFVPRADVFSSAPPFLSYIGALVTLFFGGDLNVVRGISTVFGSLTVPALYLFGNAMYDRKTGLLSALFLCFSAYHILYSRILMQEALSLFFITAFLYFFWMSQNSSGRKSTTYAIVAGAMLGLAIDAKWMSLFLVPAALTYVLWTGKFKLRALSDKRLVLIFIFALLLFLPLLISLFYTGVDFSGMTYSIYEKFSKKSPISQRVSSNSIYELFEKAMDNISGILMYGSDFLISPWITKVSFVLFIIIFLSFFRNFLNLEKKGSFLIINFFYLAVIVLSSSANKHYLLYMFPFYFVMLSHVFLNSFKDMNILKIVIILLTSIMLFSSVITSVTSYNWDKGDYQPWANDFADYIKRDIFKSGYEGSVQIATLTYLKEPVDRALYLSSINATTIEAFKAADKYSSEAMEVDYEKISSLKPVYLVVPEPQYEYYVKGNFKLLKDYGVVSNIQTYPFGCFVLKRKNIQPQGSSTDGIGANISQDILKLSVPSVMKIGKTYTASIQVKNTGDFRTNFTVNLYSDVYTIFLNEWQRKVTLDKGSIITLKIKIVPFKGYAGKLTITADLYANDEENGTYKKVDSSTDYIYLIERPIFDIMN